Genomic DNA from Blastocatellia bacterium:
GAGCGGACCCGGGCGATGCCGGTGCTCGGCGATGATCTGATCAACGCGGGCTTGAACATCGGGAGCCAACGTCACCGGGGGCACGCCATCGAGCGGCTGGGGAATGAAGCGAACAGGACAGTTGGTCACGCACGAACCGCAGCCCGTGCAGATGCTCTCATCCACGAAGCGCGGTCGTCGCCTCAGCGTGACGGTGAAATTTCCCGGCTCACCCTCGATGCGTTCGACTTCCGAAAGCGTGAGCACCTCGATGTCCTTGTGTCGGCCGATGGCCACCAAGCGCGGAGCAATCGTGCACATTGCACAATCGTTCGTCGGGAACGTCTTGTCCAGTTGCGACATCACGCCGCCGATGGCCGGCTTGGCATCAACGAGATAAACCTTGATCCCCGCGTCGGCCAGATCGAGCGCCGCCTGCATGCCGCCGATGCCGCCGCCAACGACGAGCGCGGCACCGATTTTCTGTCTTCTCTCACTACTATTGTTCATAGGTCTTATGCTCCTATGGTTGCCGCTTCCTCAGGAAGCTCGTTGGGTCTGACGGTTTCGGTTTCTCGGAGCGCCCGTTCTTTGACAGCCTGGAAATAGAGCGCCATCGGACGATAGACGACATGCGACCATTTGCCGAAAGGCAGTTCGATCAGAACGAGCGGAACGGCAATGGCCACATGAACGGCATAGAGAAGGTGGGCCGTCAGGGCGAATTCCAGATAGCGAAAGATGTGAACTCCAAGGCCGCTCAGAGCAACAAGCAAGAACATGACCGGGAGAATCACATCGCTGGGCTCGGAGAATTTGTGAATCTCCACACGCTTCCTCATCCGACTGATCAGAATGTCCAGCGGGACATAAATCAGGACAGCCGCCACCAAATATCCTAACCACCGCTGCGGGTGATAGATCGGATAGATCGCATCCGTCTGGAACCAATCGAGGAAGAAGAACTTGACCACGAGCATCAGCGACACGGCCAATCCGAGCAGCCAGTGTGTGGTCCACCGCTTCTGGTGAATCTCCTGAAGGCACTTTCGAATGTTTCGATGAGAGAGTGTATGAACGACCAGCGACTGAATCTCACGGAGGTAAAAAGCGAGGGGAATTTTCGCCGGCTCCAGCTCACGCATCGTCCAACGGTGCATGCGCAGGATATTGAGCGTCAAAAGAACGAGCGGGATCAAGAAGACGACCATGGTGAAGTACGTGATCGTCGGGAACATGTGCTCCAATCCAAGAGGCGTCGTCACGAACTCCGAGACCGACATCGGAATCTCTTTGTAAACGAGGTGATAGAAGAACACGAGGGCAAAAACGAGCAGCCCAACGACGGAGAGGGCAATGATTTCTCCTGCCGTGGAGGTGAGGATTTTTGAGGCCAGGCCGGTGACGTCGTATTGGGCAGCCAGGTAGCGGCGCAACGTCATCATGGACTCACGCGGCTCGGCCTGACGAGGACACGTGGTGGAGCAATCACCGCAATCATGACAGAGCCAAGGCTCCAGTCCAGCTAGAACCGAACTCTTGAGTCCCAGGAGGGCACGACGGATGGGTCGGCGTGGAAAGGGTGCAGCGTCCGTGGAAAGATTGCACGCGATGGTACAACTGCCGCAGTTCAGACAGGCACTGACATCAAACCGGCCATACCGACGGATCTCTTGTACGAAACCGGTAACAGCGATGGTACTCATCTCCCAACCTCATTTTCACGATACCAGCCTGTTGCCGATACCGGAACAGTGCTGTCAAAGAAAGCCACAGAATATGCGCGATAAAGACTCTCGGCCACGTTCTGACATCATGGGTGTGTGGACGCCGAACGGGCATCCGAGCGACTGACATTCCGTTAGTGTCCGATGGCACTATGCCCACAACATTCTTTTTTATTGTTGCCATGGGACAAATACCTCCGGTGGGCTGTGTGCAAATTGTGTGCCAGGACAAGCAGCGTTCTTAACCGATTCTGAATGAGTGCTTTTAACTGATCAGCGGGATCGTGAGCGCGATCATGAGCGCGTTTTCTAGCCCAAGCAACGTGCGATTTCACGCGGAGTCCTCTACGAGTTTTCGCTCGCTGCAAACAACGATATTTTCCGTCGAAAGCACCCCTGAGCTCCGGCCACACCGCAAAGGACGAAAGTGAAGCCACCGAGGTCAGAGCGTCCGCCGAGAGCCTTTTCATCTTGCCCCCTGTCACCTCTGTGGGCTCTGTGGCCATTTTTCGGCAGAATCGTCGCAAGCTCAGGCTCGCCACGAACACTGAATCTCTGACTTTTCAAAACATTTGTTCAAAGTTTACGATCATAAACTACATGTAGGCAACTATAATAAACTCACCTGCGTCAAAACGGTCGTCATGAAAATGCAATTGGAGAGTCGAGTTATGAAAAACACTGTAGCACGATGGGCTGCCGGACTGCTGTGTTTAAGTTTGATACTTCCGCTGCGGGGATGGGCGCAGACCGTGAATACCAAAATTACGCCGACGTTTCGCGTCTCGCCGGAAATTTTCCCGACAGCCGACGAATCGGAGGTCATTCTCTCAGTGACCAATGGAAATGTGCTGACGACCTCGAACATTCAATCGGGGGATTCATTTAGTTTTCTTTTCCGCAATCCGAGTGTGCAACCCGATGTCAGTACTGCTCGGTTCGTGGTTGATTCCAGCACATTAAGAACGACTGATTTCACGGTAACAGTCAATACCAATCCGACAACCAATGCCAAAGCCGTGGCCATTCAGTACGTCGGGACGACTCAACGATTCACAGGCGCTGATTCCTTTGCTGTGATCGTGAAACTGACGACAGGGATTAATCCTGGTTTGTGCCGCGTGGAATTTTCATCTCCACTGGATGTGAACCGATACAATTCTGCTGCCTCAAGCTACCAGAATATCTCAGTCGCTGATTTTCCGGTTGGACCGCCTGGTCCTGAAGGCCCGCAAGGTCCGCCTGGTCCACAGGGTCCTGCTGGTCCACAAGGTCCTGCTGGTGCACAAGGTCCGCCTGGTCCACAGGGTCCTGCTGGTCCGGCTGGTCCTGCTGGACCACAAGGTCCGGCTGGTCCGCAGGGTCCGCCTGGCCCGCCTGGAGCGCCGGGTGGCGGTGGCGGTTCATCGCTTCCCGTTGGCGCCATTATCTTTGGTCGTCCTAATGATAGTGGACTGAAAAATGCCGGTTTCGTTGAAATGGGCGGGTCGGGAGTTGAAGCCTGGATGCCGACAAGCTCCACCG
This window encodes:
- a CDS encoding FAD-dependent oxidoreductase, whose protein sequence is MNNSSERRQKIGAALVVGGGIGGMQAALDLADAGIKVYLVDAKPAIGGVMSQLDKTFPTNDCAMCTIAPRLVAIGRHKDIEVLTLSEVERIEGEPGNFTVTLRRRPRFVDESICTGCGSCVTNCPVRFIPQPLDGVPPVTLAPDVQARVDQIIAEHRHRPGPL
- a CDS encoding 4Fe-4S dicluster domain-containing protein, which translates into the protein MSTIAVTGFVQEIRRYGRFDVSACLNCGSCTIACNLSTDAAPFPRRPIRRALLGLKSSVLAGLEPWLCHDCGDCSTTCPRQAEPRESMMTLRRYLAAQYDVTGLASKILTSTAGEIIALSVVGLLVFALVFFYHLVYKEIPMSVSEFVTTPLGLEHMFPTITYFTMVVFLIPLVLLTLNILRMHRWTMRELEPAKIPLAFYLREIQSLVVHTLSHRNIRKCLQEIHQKRWTTHWLLGLAVSLMLVVKFFFLDWFQTDAIYPIYHPQRWLGYLVAAVLIYVPLDILISRMRKRVEIHKFSEPSDVILPVMFLLVALSGLGVHIFRYLEFALTAHLLYAVHVAIAVPLVLIELPFGKWSHVVYRPMALYFQAVKERALRETETVRPNELPEEAATIGA